The following proteins are encoded in a genomic region of Garra rufa chromosome 22, GarRuf1.0, whole genome shotgun sequence:
- the vps25 gene encoding vacuolar protein-sorting-associated protein 25, translating to MSFEWPWQYNFPPFFTLQPNVDTRQKQLAAWCSLVLSYCRQRKLYTLDVLEAQESPVFNNKKIERKLSVEAIQVVFEELRKKGNLEWLDKNKSRCLIMWRRPEEWGKLIYQWVSKNGMVNSVFTLYELANGDDTEKEEFHGLEDWMLLRSLQALQADGKAEIITVDDGKGVKFF from the exons ATTGCAGCCAAACGTGGACACGAGACAGAAGCAGCTGGCGGCATGGTGTTCTCTGGTCCTGTCCTACTGCCGCCAGCGGAAGCTCTACACTCTGGACGTCCTGGAGGCGCAGGAGAGCCCCGTGTTCAACAACAAGAAAATCGAGA GAAAACTTTCAGTTGAAGCCATACAAGTAGTTTTTGAAGAACTGAGAAAAAAAG GAAACCTGGAATGGTTGGATAAAAATAAATCACGATGTCTTATAATGTGGAGGAGACCAGAGGAGTGGGGAAAACTCATTTATCAATGG GTTTCCAAAAACGGCATGGTCAACTCAGTGTTTACACTTTATGAACTCGCTAATGGAGACGACACAGAAAAAGAAG AGTTTCATGGACTGGAGGACTGGATGTTGCTGCGTTCGCTGCAGGCGCTGCAGGCTGATGGGAAGGCAGAAATCATCACTGTGGATGATGGGAAAGGTGTCAAGTTCTTTTGA